A region of the Flavobacteriaceae bacterium MAR_2010_188 genome:
ACACCTTCTAATAAGATGTGACCTTGGCCGAGAAGACCAATCAAAAGTCGTTCGATCATATGTTTTTGACCGACGATAACTTTATTCATCTCGTAAACCAGTAAATCTATGAACGCGCTTTCCTTTTCAATTTTTTCATTAATCGATTTGATGTCGATTGTACTTGAGTCTTCTATCATTTTACAGGATTTTTACTAAGGGTGTAGGTGTTAAAATTTCAGCAGTGCAAATTGTTAAAATTCTAACTGAGATGCTGTTAATAATAGGTTAAAAATAAAAGAGCGGTGCATTGTGCACCGCTCTTTTAACAAGTCTTTAAAGAAATCCTTAGTTGTTAGGATCGATATCTATCGTGCCTAAATCTTCGGTTTGTCCCACGTTAACTTCGATTGGGTCTAAAGCCATAACCTCTAATCCAGAAGTTGGATCTGGAGTTATGGTTACAATGTACGTCCCTTGGTTTAATCCTAATAACAAGAAATTGCCAGTAGAATCAGTGTTAGTAGTAATTATCTCAATACCATTGGTAGCAGAAACTTCTGCCATAAAATTTGCTGGGCTAATCATTCCAGAAACTGCACCTGTATTAGCTTCAACTGAAGCTCTAATTACAGGTTTTAAGTTTATATTTCCAGAGTTACCTGCCATAACAATAGATTTATCAACATCAAAATCCAAGATGAAAGTGTAGCTATAGTTTGGCTCTAGCATTTCGTCAACTTTAATCTTTAAACCAGATTGTTGTGCACTAGGAGTCATTAAAGGTCTTACAACACCATCGATTACCACTTTATTGTTGTCACCAAGAACTAATCTTATTTCTTCAAGATTTCCTGAAGGAAGTTCATAATCGTCAACAAGAAGTCTATCGATACCACCGGTTAGGTCTAACAAGTTCACTTCTCCAGTATTAATAGCTTCTAAGCTAATCCACCCGTCGTCGTCACTTCCATCTGTCATATCGGTATCGTCGTCAGAATATTTAACCATTACATCTACTACATTAATCAATACTTCGTCATAATCACCAGGCGCATCGACCAACTTAACCGAAATTGAAGAAGTTCCGTCTTTTGAACCAGAATCATCATCACTACACGATGTCATTGATAAACCCACAACTAACATCATGGTTAAACTTAAAGATTTTAGAATTTTCATATTAAATGATTTTTAAATTTTTTTGTTTTGAAATTTATATACGTCCTTCTTAACGGTCATGGATCACGATTATTCTATACGATAAAAAATTTTCGATGAACTGCAATGCAAAAAATCCCGTTAAAAAGGGTCTTTAGCGAGACTGGAACGTGGAAATCAAATGATTAGACCTCCTATGAAAAAATAAAATTTCTTTTAGTTTATTGAAGCTTTTATGACGGGCTTAAGAACAATATAATCCTCAACATTGGTTTGGATGATGGATTCATCGATTCTAAATTCTAGATTAAAGGTGTAATTACCGCCAGCATTCAAATATTTACTGGCCTCAATCCTTAAACCTGATTGATGGAAGCTAGGTGTGCTCAATTCATGTTCTTTTCCATCGATAACCACGCTATTATTTTTGCCCAAATTCAACCACATTTGAAACACTTGACCTTTGGGAATCTGTTTGTTGCTCACAAGATTGAGACTTTCACCGTTCGCTAAATCTGAAAAATTAAAAATTCCGTTGCTAATAGCATTTAAGCTCAGCCAGCATTTAGGTTCTGAGTCGTCATCAATCACCTTTAGCAGAACATCGTTTATTTCGATATTAACCACATCGAATTTAGAATTTGAAGCTTTTAAGGTAACCGATACGTTTGCTTTCTCTGAAATTCGATTGTCTTCGCCTGGAGAACATCCTAGAAAGGACATTATGAGAAGAACCGAAAAAATCGATTTAAGGGCGGTTAAGTATTTCATAATCAAGGGAACGTTTTAATTATAAAACCAATAGTACTAATTGTATCTAGTTTTGAGTATTTTTATATATGAATTGCAGAAAAACTACATCAACCGTATTAACGATGTAGAAATATCCGATGTACGACCTAAGCAATTTAGTAATATTAGAGGTCTCTAAAATTTCAATTTTAATCAAAATAAAATCCAAAAACATTGAAAAAATATTCAAGAATTATTGCTGGGGCTATGACTTGGGGAGAATGGGGAAAGAAGTTTTCTACCTTAGAGATGACGGAGAGAATCCATCATTGTATCGAACAAGGAATAACCACTTTTGATCACGCAGATATATATGGGGGTTACTCAACTGAAGATGACTTTGGTAATGCTTTAGAAGCGGCGAATTTAAAGCGGAACGACATACAGATTATATCGAAATGTGGCATACAATTACTAGTTCCTAATAGAAATAGCAAGGTTAAGCATTACGACCTAAGCAAGGATTATATTATCTGGTCTGCAGAAAATTCGCTTAAAAAACTAAAGACTGAATATCTTGATCTTTTGTTATTGCATCGGCCAAGCCCTTTGATGAATGTCGAAGAAATTCTTGAAGCCGAAAGAATCTTGAAGAAACAAGGCAAAATAAAGGAATTTGGAGTTTCAAATTTTACATCATCGCAAATGCGATTGTTAGAAAATCGCTGTGAAGTAGCTGTGAATCAAATAGAATTTAGCCTAACGGCCTGTGATGCTATGCTAGACGGCACCTTAGACCAAATGCGCATACAAAATATAATCCCGATGGCATGGTCGCCTTTAGGTTCTATCTTTAAAAATAATGATTTACAGACCAAAAGAATAAAGGAGCTACTTGGCAATCTAACCGAAAAATATAATGCTACTGAAGACCAGTTGCTACTTGCCTGGATCTTAAAGCATCCTTCAAAAATCCATCCCGTTATCGGCACCACCGATAAGCAAAGGATGACCGACGCTGCCAATGCCTTGTCTATTCAACTAGACCGCGAGGATTGGTTTTTATTGTTAGAAGCAAGCCAAGGTCAAGAAGTAGCATAATCACATAGAGAGAACCAAGATGAACAACGATAAGTTAACCGCTCTCATAACAGGAGCCACAAGTGGAATAGGAAGAGCAACTGCGGAAGAACTTGCCAAACACGGTATAAACCTTATTCTATGCGGCAGAAGACAAACTAGATTAGACTCTATAAAAGAGGCTTTGAGCAAGTTTACCGAGGTTACAACCCTAAACTTCGACGTTAGGGATAAGGACAAGACGTTTGAAGCGATTAATTCCTTGCGAGACAATTTTAAAAACATTGATATTTTAATAAATAACGCAGGTAATGCGCATGGACTCGACCCAATACAAGACGGCTCTACCGACGATTGGGACGCTATGATAGACATCAACGTAAAAGGTCTTTTATATGTAAGTAAAGCGGTAATACCATCGATGACCGAACGTAAAAAAGGACACATTATAAATATCGGTTCGTCTGCTGGCAAGGAGGTTTACCCAAAAGGTAACGTGTATTGCGCGAGCAAACATGCGGTTTTAGCCATTACCGAAGGCATGAGACTCGATTTAAATACTTTTGGTATTAAGGTCTCGTCCATAAATCCTGGTTTGGTTGAAACCGAATTTTCAGAAGTTCGGTTTAAAGGTGACGATAAAGCTAAAGATGTTTATCAAGGCTATAAGGCATTACAAGCCGGAGATATTGCTGAGATTATTTATTTCGCCATTTCGAGACCTGCTCACGTAAACATCGCAGATTTGCTGGTATTTCCGACGGCTCAAGCGAATAGTACAACTTTGAAAAAAGATTAAGAATATTATACTATAAGGGCCACGAATGCACGAATAACTATAAAAAACATTCGTGAATTCGTGGCTAAATTAATTTACTGCGCCAATTAAACAGATTCCTGCCTTCGCAGGAAGTTGCTATGATTAACAAAAGACTCTTAATCAAAAACCTTCTTGCTCATAATGATGAGAACAGTTTTTATGATAAGAAAAGAAAGATAGACATCAGTCATAAGGAAGGAAAGGCTAAGTTCTTAAAACATATCTGCGCACTTTCTAATAGCAATCCAAAAAACAATTCGTACATAGTTATTGGTGTGGAGGATACCGATAATGCGATAATTGGGGTCGATTTCTTCGACGACAGTAAAATCCAGAATCTTATCAATGCTTATCTCACAAATCCTCCGATTGTTCAATATGAAAATATTCCGTTTCCTCATTTGCCAGATGACAAGGTAATCGGGCTGGTTACTATTAGGTCCATTGATAAAATTACTTCACTGCGTAAAAATATCTGGAAGTATTACGGCGGCTCAGTCTTCTTTAGGGATGGCAGTATGAGTATGCCTAAAGTTTTTGATATTGAAGTGAAGGATATCAATTCGCAGATTGTTGCTTCTATTGAAAATAACGCTCAGAATAATATTGAACACACCTTAGACGGTGTTTTCGATTTTATGAACAAGCGGCATAATCTAAATGCGCAGTATAAGGTCTTCAAAGAATACTTTGTGCTCTGTTGGGCGGGACAAAAAAAAGAGGTGAAGAATAAAACCTATTATTCAAGAGTCGATATAGAATTGATCAATGAACGGGTACGTTTGTTTTATTCCAACTTGGATGAAGTGGAAATTACCTACGACGAAAATTATTTCAAGATTCTGGAATATGTGAGCCTAGGTCTTCAAAGTTCTTATAAATATTATCCTCTTGAAGAAACCACCATAAATTTTAGTGACAATGTTCATTATTCCATCGAGACAAAACTGATGTTTGATCCTCCCGAATATGACAAGAGAATGTTGCACCATATTTATAACTCTAACCTTGCGATTTTAGATAAAATTAAAAAAGGGCTTCATTTAAACAAGAACGAAAAGAGCGACATCTACAGTTTACCGGCAACATTTTTAATCTGCTATCTTAATGGTTTTGAGGAAGCTTTAGAGAAACTGTACGAGGCCAAGCCGTATTTAATGGGCTATAATGGTGAAGTATATTCTCTGTACAAAGAAGCCATCAGGATTTTGAGAAAAGTTAAATACAGCTAAGAAATTTAAAAAAACACCGTTTATACAGATTTATTTACCACTTATAGTTTTTATGATTTGGGATGAGTAAATTATTCTCATTTTTGTAATGCTATTAATCAATTACAAAGTACCCTGTTAAAATTCTTAACCGAATTTGAACAGGGTTTTTGTTTTTAGAATGCCAGTCCTAGAATCTCTACTCTAGATATTAAAAAGAAAAAGCTCCATTCATAAACAATTTGAATGGAGCTTGTATTATTAATTACAATCTTTACAAATCGAATTTTATTCCTTGTGCTAAAGGTAATTCGGTTGTATAATTAATAGTATTCGTCTGTCTTCTCATATAGATTTTCCAAGCATCAGAGCCAGATTCACGTCCGCCTCCCGTTTCTTTCTCTCCACCGAAAGCACCACCTATTTCTGCGCCAGAAGTTCCGATGTTAACATTGGCAATCCCACAATCGCTACCGGCGACTGAAAGAAAACGTTCTGCTTCGCGTAAATTGTTGGTCATAATTGCAGAAGAAAGTCCTTGCGCCACTTCATTTTGGATATCAATTGCATTTTCGACATCACCAGAATATTTCAATAAATATAAAACTGGTGCAAAAGTTTCATGTTGAACGATTTTATAATCGGGTTGAGCTTCTGCAATGGCTGGTTTAACATAACATCCACTTTCATAACCTTCACCTTCAAGAACGCCACCTTCAACTATAACTTTTCCTCCTTCTTTTACAACTTGCTCTAACGCTTTATTGTACATTTTTACCGCATCCTTATCGATTAATGGACCAACATGATTATTCTCGTCAAGCGGGTTGCCGATTCTAAGTTGTTTATAGGCATCAACGATGGCGTTTTTCACTTTATCGTAGATAGATTCGTGAATAATCAATCGTCTGGTAGAAGTACATCGTTGTCCACAAGTACCTACTGCACCAAAAACAGCGCCGATAACTGTCATCTTTAGGTCAGAGTCTGGAGTAACAATAATCGCATTGTTTCCACCAAGTTCCAATAATGATTTTCCTAAACGCTCAGCAACAGTGCTAGCAACAATTTTCCCCATTCGGGTTGAACCAGTTGCAGAAATTAAAGGGACACGAGTGTCTTTGGTCATAAATTCACCAACCTTGTAATCTCCGTTAATCAAACAGGAAATCCCTTCTGGCAAACCGTTTGCTTTTAAAACGGATGCTGCTATATTTTGGCAAGCGATTCCGCATAAAGGTGCTTTTTCACTAGGTTTCCAAACACAGACGTCCCCACAAATCCAGGCTAGCGCTGTATTCCAAGCCCAAACGGCAACCGGAAAATTAAAAGCAGAAATAATCCCAACCACACCTAGTGGATGATATTGCTCGTACATTCTATGTCCCGGACGTTCGCTATGCATGGTTAATCCATGCAATTGACGCGAAAGACCAACTGCAAAATCGCATATATCTATCATCTCTTGGACTTCACCTAAACCTTCTTGGTAGCTTTTTCCCATTTCATAAGAAACCAACTTTCCTAACGGTTCTTTTAATTCGCGGAGTTTGTCACCAAATTGTCTAACCACTTCTCCTCTTTGCGGTGCTGGTTTAATTCTCCAAGATTTAAAAGCAGAAGTTGCCTTGTCCATCACTTTATCATAATCCTCTTTCGTTGTGGTCTTAACTTTTGCAATTAATTGCCCATCCACTGGCGAAAAGCTTTCTAGCACATTCCCATTTGCGAACCAATCAGAACCAGTTGAGGTCCCGTTGTTCATCTCCTTAACACCTAGTTGTTCTAGCGCTTTTTCTATACCAAAATCAGTTGCTACTGCTTCCATGTTTATTTTTTATTTAATCGTTCGTAGCTGCCCAAAGGCAACTTAGTTTTTCTAAATTAACGTATTTCTAAGTCAAAAATTCAATCCTACAAAGGTACCAAATTACAATCACTTCATTTTAGGAAACGGCTAATAAATCCTATCTTCACTTTCTGAACCGTTAAATCCATAATCATGATTAAATCGCTCTATTTTATACTTTTCGTTTTTGTTTTTTTGAGCTGTAATGAAGAGAAAAAGTCAGTTAATGATATGGCTGAAAATATTTCTGAAACAAAGGCTGTTGAAGAGAAAGCCGAATTCGCCATTATCATACACGGTGGTGCAGGAACGATTTTGAAAAAGAATATGACCGATGAAAAGGAAGCAGCTTACAAAGCAAAACTTGAAGAAGCCATAAGGACCGGATATGAAATCTTAAAGAATGGTGGTTCTAGCTTGGATGCAGTTACTAAGACCATCAATGTGATGGAAGATTCCGAACTCTTCAATGCCGGAAAAGGCGCGGTTTTTACCCATGAAGGAAAAAATGAAATGGATGCCTCCATTATGGATGGTAGAACTTTGAATGCCGGCGCTTCAGCAGGAACTACGAACGTCAGAAATCCTATTGATTTAGCGCGTTCGGTGATGGATGATTCGCCTCATGTGCTGCTTTCTGGAGTTGGGGCAGAAACATTTGCAAAAGAGCAAGGTCTTGCCATTGTAGACCCTTCATATTTCTTCACCCAAAATAGATTTGATGCCTTAGAAAAAATTAAAGAATCAGAAAAAACAGAACTAGACCATGATAATAAACAAGCGTTTTACGATCCAGAAATAAAGGATTATAAATTCGGCACTGTTGGTTGTGCGGCATTAGACAAGAACGGCAACTTGGCTTCGGGTACCTCAACTGGTGGAATGACCAACAAACGTTGGGGACGTATTGGTGATGCACCAATTATCGGAGCTGGCACTTACGCCAACAATGCAACTTGCGCAGTGTCTAGCACCGGTTGGGGAGAATATTTTATAAGAGCAATGGTGGCGCATGATATTTCAGCTTTAATGGAATATAAAGGCCTAAGCCTACAAGAAGCAGCACGTACCGTGATTCACGATAAGGTTGGCGGATTAGGTGGTGATGGTGGGATCGTTGCCGTGGACAAAAACGGAAATTTCGCTATGGAATTTAACACAGAAGGAATGTATAGAGCAAGTATGAACGATAAAGGAGAACTCACTTTAAAAATCTACAAGGAATAGGTCCCGTGGTCAAAGAGTTTAAACCATATTATGCGGTTATTTTTACTTCAAAATTGAATGCCGAGGTTATTGGCTATCAAGAAATGTCCATCTTAATGGAAGAATTAGCCACGCAACAAAGTGGTTATTTAGGGATAGAATCCGCCCGCTCAGAAATAGGAATTACGGTCTCTTATTGGCAAACTTTAGAAGATATTAATAACTGGAAACAGCAATCTGACCATTTAGTCGCTCAAAAATTGGGTAGGGAAAAATGGTATTGTTGGTATGAGATAAAGATTTGTAAAGTAGAACGAGAATATTCGTTTAATATGATTTAAAGCAATTGTACACTGAAACAACTTAAATCATCCTCGGCTCCAATCACTAAGTTCACTCATTTTAGCCGCGAATTTGTGAAAATGTGAGAAGATAATATTTCATACATTTATACCCATAAATCAAAATTTATATTCATGTACGAAACCGTAAAGTTTTTACACTCATATTGGGCCTACCTTGTTTTTATTGTCTTAGTAATTGCCACAATAAACGCCCTTATAAAATATTTTGGTGATAAGGAATTTTCGGCATTCGATTTTAGGATTTCCCTTTTTACCTTAAT
Encoded here:
- a CDS encoding Predicted oxidoreductase; translated protein: MKKYSRIIAGAMTWGEWGKKFSTLEMTERIHHCIEQGITTFDHADIYGGYSTEDDFGNALEAANLKRNDIQIISKCGIQLLVPNRNSKVKHYDLSKDYIIWSAENSLKKLKTEYLDLLLLHRPSPLMNVEEILEAERILKKQGKIKEFGVSNFTSSQMRLLENRCEVAVNQIEFSLTACDAMLDGTLDQMRIQNIIPMAWSPLGSIFKNNDLQTKRIKELLGNLTEKYNATEDQLLLAWILKHPSKIHPVIGTTDKQRMTDAANALSIQLDREDWFLLLEASQGQEVA
- a CDS encoding NADP-dependent 3-hydroxy acid dehydrogenase YdfG translates to MNNDKLTALITGATSGIGRATAEELAKHGINLILCGRRQTRLDSIKEALSKFTEVTTLNFDVRDKDKTFEAINSLRDNFKNIDILINNAGNAHGLDPIQDGSTDDWDAMIDINVKGLLYVSKAVIPSMTERKKGHIINIGSSAGKEVYPKGNVYCASKHAVLAITEGMRLDLNTFGIKVSSINPGLVETEFSEVRFKGDDKAKDVYQGYKALQAGDIAEIIYFAISRPAHVNIADLLVFPTAQANSTTLKKD
- a CDS encoding Putative DNA-binding domain-containing protein, with protein sequence MINKRLLIKNLLAHNDENSFYDKKRKIDISHKEGKAKFLKHICALSNSNPKNNSYIVIGVEDTDNAIIGVDFFDDSKIQNLINAYLTNPPIVQYENIPFPHLPDDKVIGLVTIRSIDKITSLRKNIWKYYGGSVFFRDGSMSMPKVFDIEVKDINSQIVASIENNAQNNIEHTLDGVFDFMNKRHNLNAQYKVFKEYFVLCWAGQKKEVKNKTYYSRVDIELINERVRLFYSNLDEVEITYDENYFKILEYVSLGLQSSYKYYPLEETTINFSDNVHYSIETKLMFDPPEYDKRMLHHIYNSNLAILDKIKKGLHLNKNEKSDIYSLPATFLICYLNGFEEALEKLYEAKPYLMGYNGEVYSLYKEAIRILRKVKYS
- a CDS encoding aldehyde dehydrogenase (NAD+), which produces MEAVATDFGIEKALEQLGVKEMNNGTSTGSDWFANGNVLESFSPVDGQLIAKVKTTTKEDYDKVMDKATSAFKSWRIKPAPQRGEVVRQFGDKLRELKEPLGKLVSYEMGKSYQEGLGEVQEMIDICDFAVGLSRQLHGLTMHSERPGHRMYEQYHPLGVVGIISAFNFPVAVWAWNTALAWICGDVCVWKPSEKAPLCGIACQNIAASVLKANGLPEGISCLINGDYKVGEFMTKDTRVPLISATGSTRMGKIVASTVAERLGKSLLELGGNNAIIVTPDSDLKMTVIGAVFGAVGTCGQRCTSTRRLIIHESIYDKVKNAIVDAYKQLRIGNPLDENNHVGPLIDKDAVKMYNKALEQVVKEGGKVIVEGGVLEGEGYESGCYVKPAIAEAQPDYKIVQHETFAPVLYLLKYSGDVENAIDIQNEVAQGLSSAIMTNNLREAERFLSVAGSDCGIANVNIGTSGAEIGGAFGGEKETGGGRESGSDAWKIYMRRQTNTINYTTELPLAQGIKFDL
- a CDS encoding beta-aspartyl-peptidase (threonine type); translated protein: MIKSLYFILFVFVFLSCNEEKKSVNDMAENISETKAVEEKAEFAIIIHGGAGTILKKNMTDEKEAAYKAKLEEAIRTGYEILKNGGSSLDAVTKTINVMEDSELFNAGKGAVFTHEGKNEMDASIMDGRTLNAGASAGTTNVRNPIDLARSVMDDSPHVLLSGVGAETFAKEQGLAIVDPSYFFTQNRFDALEKIKESEKTELDHDNKQAFYDPEIKDYKFGTVGCAALDKNGNLASGTSTGGMTNKRWGRIGDAPIIGAGTYANNATCAVSSTGWGEYFIRAMVAHDISALMEYKGLSLQEAARTVIHDKVGGLGGDGGIVAVDKNGNFAMEFNTEGMYRASMNDKGELTLKIYKE
- a CDS encoding Heme-degrading monooxygenase HmoA is translated as MVKEFKPYYAVIFTSKLNAEVIGYQEMSILMEELATQQSGYLGIESARSEIGITVSYWQTLEDINNWKQQSDHLVAQKLGREKWYCWYEIKICKVEREYSFNMI